From Saccharibacillus brassicae:
GACAGCCGGCATACGCCGAGCGGATTGTCGCCGTGGCGAGGGGTGTGGATGCATCCGCGCCTCGTGACGCGCGACTTCATCTATTCGGCCAGACCGCTGCGCGGGGCGCTGCTGCTGGCTTTGATCGCAAGTATGTTCGGCGCGCTGAACACGGCGTCCACGCGAAACTGGGGCGACGACATGAGTCTGCCGATGCTTGTCTTGTCCGTGATGGTCACCGGCTTGATCAGCGGCCTGGTGACGTATTACGTCGTCTCGTGGCTGTTCAAGCTGGTCGGCGGCTGGCTCGGCGGCGTCGGTTCTTCCAAAGACATGCGTATCGTCGTCGGGCGCATCAGCGGCATGCTCGGCATCATGATCGGACTGCTGTGGATTCCCGAACTGCTGATCGCCGGCCGGGAGAACTTTACGTTCGAGACGCCGAATCTTGATGCGAGCACCCTGCGCAGCCTGCTGTATATGGGCGTGCTGCTGCTGGAATTCGCTTTCGGATTCTGGGCGTTCGTGCTGATCCTGCACGCGACCGGCGAAGCGCATGCGTTCTCCGCTTGGCGCGCGCTGCTGATGTACTTCATTCTCGGCGTGCTGCTGCTGCTGGTTCTGGTCGCCGTCGTGCTCGTCGTGGCGCTTGTATCCGGCACTGCGCTCGGCATGTAAGCCGGAATCGGGTTTCGTAATTTTTTCGCCGACATCAAAAACGTCCGCGCATCCCAGGTGGATGTGCGGACGTTTTAGGATTGCGGCAGAAGGTAAGGGGATAGGCGAAAGTGTTTTTCGGGAAAAGAAAGGGCGCCGGATACGCTTGAATTCGGAGTAATCCGATTCCCGGAGCGCCCATCTGTTGAACATTCCCGCCGCTTTACTTGGCCGGGCTCAAAATCTGCACATCGCGTCCCGCGATAACGGCCGAACCGCCGAGCGCGTCGCCGTTCAACAGATTGGTATAGCGGCCGTCCAGTTCGTACGTCGACGGATCGGCATTGTGGTTCATGACGAACAGGAACTCTTCGCCGTCTTTGACCCGCCGGGTCACTTCGACGCCTTCCGGCGTGTTCAGCAGCGGGAGAACGCCTTTGTCGGCGCAGAGACGTTCCAGCAGGCCGTCGATAAACGCCGGCTCCGGATCGGAAGCGACGTAATACGCCTGTCCTTCGCCGACCGCGTTGCGGGTCAGCACCGGCATGCCTTTGTAGAAGTCGTCGCCGTATTCGGCCAGCGTCTCCGCGCCTTCGGTATGCAGCAGATCGCACAGCATGCCGCATTCGTAACTTCCGCTCAACGAGCCGAATTCGCCGTTCACGACGATCCGGTTGCGCATATCCGGGAACAGCGCGTCGGTCTCTTCCACCCAGATCCCGAGCAGCTTGCGCAGCTCGCCGGGGTATCCGCCGGTTTTGACCCGATCGGATTCGTCGACGATGCCGCTGAAGAACGTCGTCAGGAACGTGCCGCCGCCGCTTACGAAGTTCGTCAGCTTGTCGGCGACGCCCGGTTTGACCATGTACAGCACCGGCGCGACGACGATGTCGTACGCGTTGAAATCGGACTCGACGCTTACGATATCTACCTGGATATTGCGGTCGTAGAACGCTTTGTAATATTTATGGATCTGGTCGACGTAGTTGAGCGCGACGGTCGGTCCGCTGGACTTCTCGACGGCCCACCAGTTTTCCCAATCGAACAAAATGCCGACTTTGGCCGGCAGACGCGAATCGAGCAGGCGGTCGCCCAGCTCGCCCAGTTCGCGGCCGAGTTCCGACACTTCGCGGAAGACGCGGGTATGCTCGTGGCCGACATGCTCGATCACGGCGCCGTGGTATTTCTCGCACGCGCCGACGGAGCGGCGAAGCTGGAAGAACATAACCGTGTCCGCGCCGTGCGCGACGGCCTGGTAGCTCCACAGCCGCATGACGCCCGGGCGCTTCAGCGAGTTGTACGGCTGCCAGTTCTGTTGGCTCGGCGTCTGTTCCATCAGCATGAACGGATCGCCGTTCTTGAGCCCGCGCATGAGATCGTGCGCCATCGCCGTGTAGCTGACCGGCGTCTGCAGGCCCGGGTAGTTGTCCCACGAGACGATGTCCAGCTCTTTGGCCCATTTGAAGTAATCGAGCTGCTTGAAGAAGCCCATCAGATTGGTTGTGATAACCGAGTCCGGAATATTCTTCTTGATCACGGCATGTTCGAGCTTGTAGCATTCCAGCATGCTGTCGGAGTTGAAGCGCGAGTAATCGAGCGAGATGCCCTGGAACGTCGAATTGTTCTCGCCCCAATGTTCGCTCAGATTATTCGGAAGCACGATCTCGTCCCAGTCGTAGAACGTATGGCCCCAGAAGTTCGTGTTCCACGCATGGTTCAGCTTGTCCAGCGAGCCGTAACGTTCTCTCAACCAGACGCGGAACGCTTTCTCGCAGTTGTCGCAGTAGCAGTCGCCGCCGAATTCGTTGGAGACGTGCCAGACGATGACCGCCGGATGGTCTTTGTAGCGCTGGGCGAGCTTTTCCGCGATGCGCACCGCATATTTGCGATACGTCAGGCTGTTCGGACAGGAGTTGTGGCGTCCGCCGAACTTGCGTTTGCGGCCGTCGGCGTCCGTGCGCAGCACGTCCGGGTAGCGCTTGGCCATCCACGCGGGATGGGCGGCGGTGCTCGTGGCCAGACATACATAAGTGCCGTTGGCATGCAGGCTGTCGATCAGCTCGTCGAGCCATTCGAAGTTGTAGGTCGCTTCGTCCGGCTGATTCAGCGCCCAGGCGAATACGTTAACGGTCGCGATATCGATTCCGGCCAGTTTGAACATGCGGAGGTCTTCGCGATGCGTCTCGGCGTCCCACTGCTCCGGGTTGTAATCGCCGCCGTAAAAGATTTTGGGAAGTTTGCTGCTAATCATAAAAAATCACCTCGACATATAAGAATAAGTCTATATTAATCTACTCAAAAATATTATAAAATATAATAAAAAGGGATAGGGATATAAGAAAAAAGAAATATTCGATCCAAAGGGGACATAGCGATGGATAGCGCTTACAGACGATATTTGACCGAAAGACGTTATTTTACGGAAATCAAGGATCTCCCGCTGCCGGTCTACATGGAGAGCATCGGCTATAACCCGGATCAAGAAGCCATTTCCCGCCCCAACGGGTACAACTGCTACCACTGGCTGCAAACGGCGGGCGGCAAAGGCGAAATTTCGATGGGCGGCGCCAAGTATTTGCTGGAAGCGGACTCGGGCATTTTGCTCCTTCCGGGAGAAAGCCATTCCTACCGTCCGATCGAAGGCAAATGGGACACGTTCTACATGACGTTCGGCGGACCGCAGACCGGAGCCATTCTCGCGACGCTCGGTCTGCCGGTGTCTTCGTATTACGGCTGGGACCGGGGAGCGGAGCTGAGCGGCTTCGTCCCGGCGCTGCTCGGCGGGATCGACAGCGCGCGCGATTTGTCCGGGCTGAGCTTCTCGGTGGAGGTGTACCGGTTCCTGACTCTGCTCAAAAAAGACGGGCGGGTCAATCGCCTGCCGTCGCTGTCGAACTCTGTCCGCCGGCTCGCGCCCGTGCTGGAATTTCTCGACCGGCATTACGCCGACTCGGACATCGGGCTCGAAGATATGGCGCAGCGCGCCGATATTACGCCCCGGCATCTCAATACGCTGTTCAAGCAGGCGTTCGGGATGACGGCGTACGCGTACCTGATCCTGCTGCGTTTGCGCAAATCCAAAGAAATGATGACGCTGCATCCCCGCATGACGGTTAAGGAAGTATCGGGTCTCGTCGGCTTCCGCGATGCCAGCCATTTCGTTGCCACGTTCCGCAAGCAGGAAGGCGTGACGCCGGAGCAGTTTCGGACGCTGCATTGAAGACGGAATGCGCGCGATAGAGCCGGAATGAAGAAAATAGAGCCGGAATGACGAAAATAAAGCCGCAGCATGAAGGAAAGTTAGCGGAAAATGACGGAAATCGGCAGGAAAAGTAAACGGCGAACAGGAAATGGCGGAACCGATCGCGAATTGCTGTGTGGAGGTTCGCTCAAGTTCGAAGTTCGCTTGGCTCGAAGTTCACATCATGAAGTTTATATTCCAAGGAGATGAAACGGCATATGAAATTGAATCGCAACGACAAACTGCTGCTGATCGGAGACTCGGTCACCGATACCGGGCGCGCTTATCCGGTCGGCTACGGCAGCGGATTGGGCAGCGGCTACGCGTCGCTGGTCGACGCGCTGCTGCGCACCGGCTACCCGGAATTGAATACGCTCGTGCTGAACACGGGCATCGGCGGCGATACGGTTCGCCACCTCAAAAAGCGCTGGCAGAGCGACGTGCTCGACCTGAAGCCGGACTGGCTGTCGATCATGATCGGCATCAACGACGTATGGCGCCAGTTCGACACGCCGGAAGCGATCCAGCCCGCCGTCACGCTGGACGAATACGAAGCGACGCTGCGCGAACTGCTGGACGCCGTGCAGCCGGGACTCAAAGGGCTGATTCTGATGACGCCGTATTACATGACCGGTCCGGAAGATCCGATGCGCGCGATGATGGATCGCTACGGCGCGGTCATCAAGCGGCTGGCCGGCGATTACGGCGCGGAGCTGGTCGATACCCAGGCGGCATTCGACCGGATGGGCCACCATATGGTGCAGTCTTCGCTGTCGAACGGCTGGGATCACGTGCATCCGAATACGGCCGGCAGCATGCTGCTTGCCCGGGGCCTGCTGAACGCGCTCGATTTCGAATGGGAACGGCACTAAACCGATACCGGAACGTCCGATTGGGGTAACTGTATACATACCCACCATACCTGCGCACCCTGCGGAAGGAGAATCGAGATGAACGAATTCAAAGGCATCACACCGGAGCCGGTCTCCGAATACCGGGCGACGCTCGGCGAAGGCCCCAACTGGCTGGAGGACAAGCAGACGCTGATGTGGGTCGACATCGAAGGCAAGCAGCTGCGCTTCTATAATCCGGAGGACGGCAGCGAAGACGTGCACGAACTGCCGGAACGAGCGGGCGCGGCCGTCGGCCATACCGACGATACGGTCGTGCTGGCCGTCGAGAGCGGCTTCGTCTTCTACGACTTGAACAGCCGCCGGCAGACGCCGATCCACGATCCCGAGAACCGGGCGGACAACCGGTTCAACGACGGCAAATGCGACGCGGCCGGCCGGTTCTGGGCCGGCACGATGAGCCTTGTCGGCAAAGAGCGCGAAGGCGCGTTCTACTGTCTGGACAGCGATCTGTCGACGCGCCGCATCTTCGGCGACGTGTCCACCTCGAACGGACTCGGCTGGAGCCCCGACGGCACGGTGCTGTACTATATCGATACCGGCACCCAGAAAGTCCAGGCGTTCGAATTCGACGTGGAGCGAGGCGAACTCGGCGCGGAGCGCACCGTCGTCTCCTTCGACGACGAAGAAGGCTTCCCGGACGGCATGGCGGTCGACGCCGACGGCCATCTGTGGATCGCGCATTACGGCGGCGGCCGCGTCAGCAAATGGGACCCTGCCGCAGGCCTCAAAGTCGGCGAGATTCTGCTGCCTGTCGACAACGTCACCTGCTGCGCGTTCGGCGGCGCCGATTACGGCGACCTGTACATCACGACGGCGATCGACGGCTTGTCCGACGAGCAAAAAGCCGAGCAGCCGCTGGCCGGCGCGCTGTTCGTCTGCCGCCCGGGCCCCAAAGGCCAACCGGCCCACCTGTTCCGGCATACGGCTACGGCGGAGTAGGTCCGGTTCGGTCACGGACGCGGCTTACTCGTCGGCGGACCGGGCGTCGGAGCAGTCGGCCCGGTAACGGGCGGTTTGTTTCCGATGATGGATCGAACAGCCGGACTATGGGAGCATTATTTTCGCTAACCGATTAAAGAGCCCGGCGATAAAATCCTCATTTTCGATAACGGATCAAGCTGTCTCGACGACGGACCGCCGCTCGGCTTCCGAATTCGTTTTCCCCTCCAGGCATCCCGCGCGTCTCTACTAGCTATAGGAGAGACGCGCCGGAAGCCGGAGGTTTTTTTATATTGAAAAAAAGCTTGGCCCGAACTGCTGAACCTCAAACCCCTACGACCCCAATCTTCGAAATTCGCAAATAACTGCTTTTTTCCACTTATTCATACCGGATTCAGGCACCGTGCAAAAATAAGTGCGACAAAGCAGTTATTTGCGCTAAAAAAGCGGCGGAAGACGGCAAACGAGCGAATTAAGTGGATTAGCGCACCTATTTCGCCAAATCGCTTGTTTTGCGCCGAAATAACTGTCCGCACGCACTTATTTCGGCGCAGACGAAAAAGGGAGCGGCCGATGTGAAGTCGCACGGCGATTTTTGCCGCGCTTAAAAGGCCGCGCATCGGGGCTGCGCCGCGCGGTGCCGAGCCGATTCCCGCCGTTTTACTCGCCGCCGGGTTGTGTTACGATAAGAACTAGCCGACAGACCGGCGCAGCATGCAGATACGGGAGGACGACAAGGCGTGAGAGTAGTAGCCGGAGAAGCAAAAGGAAGACCGCTCAAAGCGGTGCCGGGCCGAGGAACGCGCCCGACGACCGATAAAGTCAAAGAAGCGATATTCAGCATGATCGGACCTTTTTTCGAAGGGGGAGCGGTGCTTGACCTGTTCGCCGGCACCGGCGGGCTCGCGATCGAAGCGATCAGCCGCGGCATGGAGCGGGCGATCCTGGTCGACGCGGACGCCAAAAGTATCGAAGTCGTGCGCGCGAATCTCAAAGTGACCGGATTCGAGAGCCGTGCCGAAGTGTACCGCAACGACGCCCAGCGTGCGCTCAAAGCACTGGCCAAGCGGGACGCCGCGTTCGATCTGGTGCTGCTGGACCCGCCTTACCGCATGAAGAACGGCGCGGAGCTGATGCTCTATATGGAAGAAGCCGGCCTGCTCAAGCAGGAAGCGGTCGTGCTGCTGGAATACGAATCGTCGTACGAATATCCGGAAGCGTTCGGCGGATTCGAGCTGCAGCGCAAAGCCGTATACGGGGAAACCGCCGTCTCCATTTACAACTGGAAGACGCAGCAGGGCGAACAGACACAGCCCGCAGAGGAGGATTTGGAATCTTGATGG
This genomic window contains:
- a CDS encoding SMP-30/gluconolactonase/LRE family protein, with amino-acid sequence MNEFKGITPEPVSEYRATLGEGPNWLEDKQTLMWVDIEGKQLRFYNPEDGSEDVHELPERAGAAVGHTDDTVVLAVESGFVFYDLNSRRQTPIHDPENRADNRFNDGKCDAAGRFWAGTMSLVGKEREGAFYCLDSDLSTRRIFGDVSTSNGLGWSPDGTVLYYIDTGTQKVQAFEFDVERGELGAERTVVSFDDEEGFPDGMAVDADGHLWIAHYGGGRVSKWDPAAGLKVGEILLPVDNVTCCAFGGADYGDLYITTAIDGLSDEQKAEQPLAGALFVCRPGPKGQPAHLFRHTATAE
- a CDS encoding YIP1 family protein, translating into MDGRYGRDNNEPNERELDPRDRYPESRSLSGRGGQADSRHTPSGLSPWRGVWMHPRLVTRDFIYSARPLRGALLLALIASMFGALNTASTRNWGDDMSLPMLVLSVMVTGLISGLVTYYVVSWLFKLVGGWLGGVGSSKDMRIVVGRISGMLGIMIGLLWIPELLIAGRENFTFETPNLDASTLRSLLYMGVLLLEFAFGFWAFVLILHATGEAHAFSAWRALLMYFILGVLLLLVLVAVVLVVALVSGTALGM
- a CDS encoding AraC family transcriptional regulator encodes the protein MDSAYRRYLTERRYFTEIKDLPLPVYMESIGYNPDQEAISRPNGYNCYHWLQTAGGKGEISMGGAKYLLEADSGILLLPGESHSYRPIEGKWDTFYMTFGGPQTGAILATLGLPVSSYYGWDRGAELSGFVPALLGGIDSARDLSGLSFSVEVYRFLTLLKKDGRVNRLPSLSNSVRRLAPVLEFLDRHYADSDIGLEDMAQRADITPRHLNTLFKQAFGMTAYAYLILLRLRKSKEMMTLHPRMTVKEVSGLVGFRDASHFVATFRKQEGVTPEQFRTLH
- the rsmD gene encoding 16S rRNA (guanine(966)-N(2))-methyltransferase RsmD, translating into MRVVAGEAKGRPLKAVPGRGTRPTTDKVKEAIFSMIGPFFEGGAVLDLFAGTGGLAIEAISRGMERAILVDADAKSIEVVRANLKVTGFESRAEVYRNDAQRALKALAKRDAAFDLVLLDPPYRMKNGAELMLYMEEAGLLKQEAVVLLEYESSYEYPEAFGGFELQRKAVYGETAVSIYNWKTQQGEQTQPAEEDLES
- a CDS encoding beta-galactosidase encodes the protein MISSKLPKIFYGGDYNPEQWDAETHREDLRMFKLAGIDIATVNVFAWALNQPDEATYNFEWLDELIDSLHANGTYVCLATSTAAHPAWMAKRYPDVLRTDADGRKRKFGGRHNSCPNSLTYRKYAVRIAEKLAQRYKDHPAVIVWHVSNEFGGDCYCDNCEKAFRVWLRERYGSLDKLNHAWNTNFWGHTFYDWDEIVLPNNLSEHWGENNSTFQGISLDYSRFNSDSMLECYKLEHAVIKKNIPDSVITTNLMGFFKQLDYFKWAKELDIVSWDNYPGLQTPVSYTAMAHDLMRGLKNGDPFMLMEQTPSQQNWQPYNSLKRPGVMRLWSYQAVAHGADTVMFFQLRRSVGACEKYHGAVIEHVGHEHTRVFREVSELGRELGELGDRLLDSRLPAKVGILFDWENWWAVEKSSGPTVALNYVDQIHKYYKAFYDRNIQVDIVSVESDFNAYDIVVAPVLYMVKPGVADKLTNFVSGGGTFLTTFFSGIVDESDRVKTGGYPGELRKLLGIWVEETDALFPDMRNRIVVNGEFGSLSGSYECGMLCDLLHTEGAETLAEYGDDFYKGMPVLTRNAVGEGQAYYVASDPEPAFIDGLLERLCADKGVLPLLNTPEGVEVTRRVKDGEEFLFVMNHNADPSTYELDGRYTNLLNGDALGGSAVIAGRDVQILSPAK
- a CDS encoding SGNH/GDSL hydrolase family protein; the encoded protein is MKLNRNDKLLLIGDSVTDTGRAYPVGYGSGLGSGYASLVDALLRTGYPELNTLVLNTGIGGDTVRHLKKRWQSDVLDLKPDWLSIMIGINDVWRQFDTPEAIQPAVTLDEYEATLRELLDAVQPGLKGLILMTPYYMTGPEDPMRAMMDRYGAVIKRLAGDYGAELVDTQAAFDRMGHHMVQSSLSNGWDHVHPNTAGSMLLARGLLNALDFEWERH